The following proteins are encoded in a genomic region of Clarias gariepinus isolate MV-2021 ecotype Netherlands chromosome 12, CGAR_prim_01v2, whole genome shotgun sequence:
- the ninj2 gene encoding ninjurin-2, whose protein sequence is MSAARGQAALQRLNLNHYATKKTVAESMLDVALLMANASQLKAALEQGPGFKYYLPVIVLISVSLFFQMLAGVFFILMARKDINIVANQRKLDVMNNIATALVFLTVIINIFITAFGVQKSGLYPQH, encoded by the exons CGTCTCAACTTGAACCACTACGCCACTAAGAAGACGGTGGCTGAAAGCATGCTGGACGTGGCCCTGCTCATGGCCAACGCTTCTCAGCTGAAAGCCGCGCTGGAACAAGGGCCCGGGTTCAAGTACTACCTGCCCGTGATCGTGCTCATCTCAGTCTCGCTTTTCTTCCAAATGCTCGCTGGGGTTTTCTTCATCCTCATGG CACGTAAAGATATCAATATCGTCGCCAATCAAAGAAAGCTGGATGTAATGAATAACATAGCGACCGCCCTGGTGTTCCTCACCGTCATCATTAACATCTTCATCACCGCATTCGGCGTGCAGAAGTCCGGCCTCTACCCTCAGCACTGA